The following are encoded in a window of Panicum virgatum strain AP13 chromosome 5N, P.virgatum_v5, whole genome shotgun sequence genomic DNA:
- the LOC120673342 gene encoding piezo-type mechanosensitive ion channel homolog isoform X5, whose translation MGSTQTFTFNYFNITISACDEARIYSCCLQYVCFFLVFLVNHSIDKRLRQILVLFSEFHFSILYILQFDLVSSALERSGSLTMEVLSQLGLSNNASTKDFIEIGSIVCFCAVHSHGFKMLYSLSAVLQHTPCPPVGFTILKAGLNKSVLLSVYSSQSTRNDEACRNSHERKIASYLSKIGQKFLSVYRSYGTYVAFLTILLTLYLVTPNYISFGYLFFLLFWIIGRQLVEKTKRRLWFPLKVYATVVFIFTYSLSVSPIFAESVSKFFKLYPDLGFDPKASLFKNVWQSLAVLVVMQLYSYERRQNSDKNFGASDESVYGLLGFLRRFLIWHSDKILSVSVFYACLSSISLSGLIYLLGLIVFCTLPKMSRIPSKVYLVYTGLLAAFEYLFQMVCKPAQMCPDQHFYGLSAFLGLKYYDSGFWGVECGLRGKVLVIVACTIQYNVFHWLDMMPTSLVHNGKWEEPCQLFISSNPRSNEENNSSSRFTSLFSKVQGLIGSSSSSSLGPGNTYQKSEYVDNAINGSAADKRYSFAKIWGLSKESHKWDKKRVISLKRERFETQKITFKCYMKFWIENLFKLRGLEINMVVLLLASFTLLNVVSIFYITCLVVCILMNRDLIQKLWPFFVFLFASVLILEYFALWNNLMPRFHHINDIEVHCRECWKNSRIFFDYCSKCWLGIIADDPRMLISYYVVFIFSSFKLRSDRFSGFSDSDTYHEMMSQRKNAVVWRDLSLETKSFWTFLDYVRLYAYCHLLDIVLALIAITGTLEYDVLHLGYLGFALVFFRMRLEILKKKNKIFKYLRMYNFVLIVLSLAYQSPYVGQFSSGTCDQIDYLYEIIGFYKYDYGFKITSRSAFVEIVIFLLVSVQSYIFSSGEFDYVSRYLEAEQIGAMVREQEKKVLKKTEQLQHLRRSEEHKRQRNMQVERMKSEMYNLQSQLNRMNSFTPTNDTSYNEGLRRRRNTKLYNDTNTPDVGNETGSPTKQDKIGSTESAQSFEFSVTDTQKNIRNLMFQGSSDTMRPPIRGRSDEFVHTDNIGNTLGLTPEITELEESDDKINYNLSKWEKTITQPKENPLKSAVQLIGDGVSQVQSFGNQAVTNIVSFLNIDPDEPHSNEHPAEGDIYDVVESQKETQDGQLLRTHSVSDTSGTKVKSSMPIGLIFRYIWYQMRSNYDYVCYCCFVLVFLWNFSLLSMVYLGALFLYALCVNYGPSYLFWVIILIYTELNILSQYIYQIIIQHCGLNIHLPLLQRLGFPDDKIKASFVVSILPLFLVYISTLLQSSITAKDGEWVPVTEFSFLSTRNNIEEKHCMPYSWRERLKSLHLPVMNLIRMITRGLSRYWMSLTHGAESPPYFVQVTMEVSHWPEDGIQPERIESAINRVLTIAHEERCQANLSASCHCCSKVRIQSIEKSKENSNMALAVLEVVYAAPAVCQQAGWYSSLTPAADVEREIHESQKAGLFEEINFPYPIVSVIGGGKREIDLYAYYFGADLAVFFLVAMFYQSVLKNKSEFLEVYQLEDQFPKEFVFILMVLFFLIVVDRIIYLWSFATGKVVFYIFNLVLFTYSVTEYAWGMELAHRDVGGFVVRAIYLTKSISLALQALQIRYGIPNKSNLYRQFLTSKVTQVNYLGFRLYRALPFLYELRCVLDWSCTTTSLTMYDWLKLEDIYASLFLVKCDAILNRANHRQGEKQSKMTKFCSGICLFFVLICVIWAPMLIYSSGNPTNIANPIIDVSIQIDIKALGGRLTLFKTTACEKIPWKYLKAYDDVDPLGYLGSYNVDDIQLICCQPDASTMWLIPPPVQSRFIQSLEREIPFEKMELILNWDFLRARPKGKELVRYESPIEHCPSVDDVKQVLNGTTHSFSIIDAYPRYFRVTGSGEVRRLEAVIDSVSGELLLNNGTPPWWSFYTKPSDLAGCQGLNGPMAIVVSEETPQGIIGETLSKFSIWSLYITFVLAVARFIRLQCSDLRMRIPYENLPSCDRLLDICEGIYAARAEGELEVEEVLYWTLVNIYRSPHMLLEYTKPD comes from the exons GTCTCTCAAATAATGCTTCAACAAAGGACTTCATAGAGATAGGCTCGATAGTGTGCTTCTGCGCTGTGCATAGTCATGGTTTTAAGATGCTCTATTCACTATCAGCGGTTTTGCAGCATACACCTTGTCCACCTGTTGGATTCACCATTCTAAAGGCTGGTTTGAACAAGTCAGTTCTACTGTCAGTTTATAGTTCGCAAAGTACGCGAAATGATGAAGCCTGCCGTAACTCACATG AGAGAAAAATTGCATCGTATCTCAGTAAAATTGGTCAGAAATTTCTGTCTGTGTACCGTTCATATGGAACTTATGTGGCTTTTCTGACTATTCTTTTGACTCTATACTTGGTGACCCCTAATTACATATCATTTGGTTACCTGTTTTTCCTTCTATTTTGGATAATTGGAAGGCAGCTTGTGGAAAAGACAAAAAGGCGACTGTGGTTTCCTCTAAAAGTATATGCCACGGTGGTTTTTATCTTTACCTACAGCCTGAGTGTTTCACCGATCTTTGCAGAATCAGTCTCAAAGTTTTTCAAACTATATCCTGATCTGGGATTTGATCCTAAAGCTTCTTTGTTCAAAAATGTCTGGCAATCATTGGCCGTTCTAGTAGTAATGCAACTTTACAGCTATGAACGAAGACAAAATAGTGACAAGAACTTTGGTGCATCTGATGAATCGGTATATGGACTTCTGGGGTTCCTAAGAAGATTTCTAATTTGGCACAGTGATAAGATATTATCAGTTAGTGTCTTTTATGCTTGCCTATCATCCATCAGTTTATCTGGCCTAATTTATCTGTTAGGCCTCATTGTGTTTTGTACGTTACCAAAAATGTCTCGAATTCCTTCAAAGGTTTACCTTGTCTACACTGGTTTACTTGCTGCATTTGAATATCTTTTCCAAATGGTCTGCAAGCCTGCACAAATGTGTCCTGATCAGCACTTCTATGGTTTGTCTGCGTTTCTTGGTCTCAAATATTATGATTCTGGGTTTTGGGGGGTTGAATGTGGGCTTAGGGGAAAAGTTTTGGTGATTGTGGCCTGTACCATTCAGTATAATGTTTTCCATTGGTTAGATATGATGCCAACATCTCTGGTACATAATGGAAAATGGGAAGAGCCCTGCCAGCTGTTTATCTCATCCAATCCAAGAAGCAATGAAGAAAATAATTCATCAAGTAGGTTTACTTCGTTGTTTTCTAAAGTTCAAGGTCTTATAGGTAGCAGCTCAAGTTCATCTTTGGGTCCAGGCAACACTTACCAGAAGTCAGAGTATGTTGATAATGCCATCAATGGCTCAGCTGCGGACAAAAGATACTCGTTTGCAAAGATTTGGGGATTGTCAAAAGAAAGCCACAAGTGGGATAAGAAAAGAGTTATTTCTCTGAAAAGAGAAAGATTCGAAACTCAGAAGATAACATTCAAATGTTACATGAAGTTCTGGATAGAAAATCTTTTCAAACTGCGTGGTCTGGAAATTAACATGGTTGTGTTATTATTGGCAAGCTTTACATTGTTGAATGTTGTATCGATCTTCTATATCACGTGCCTCGTAGTCTGCATTCTTATGAACAGAGATCTAATCCAGAAATTGTGGCCCTTTTTTGTATTTCTGTTTGCTTCTGTCTTGATACTCGAATATTTTGCTCTTTGGAACAATTTGATGCCTCGATTCCATCATATCAATGACATTGAAGTCCATTGCCGTGAATGCTGGAAGAATTCAAGGATTTTCTTTGACTACTGCTCAAAATGCTGGCTCG GGATAATTGCTGATGATCCTCGAATGCTGATTAGCTACTATGTTGTGTTTATATTTTCTTCTTTTAAGCTTCGATCTGATCGCTTCTCAGGCTTCTCAGACTCAGATACATATCACGAGATGATGTCCCAAAGGAAAAATGCAGTAGTTTGGAGGGACCTCTCACTGGAAACAAAAAGCTTTTGGACATTCCTTGACTATGTACGGCTTTATGCTTATTGCCATTTATTAGACATAGTTTTGGCATTAATTGCTATCACCGGTACTCTAGAGTATGATGTTCTGCACCTTGGTTACCTTGGATTTGCTCTGGTTTTCTTTAGAATGAGACTTGAAatattgaagaagaagaacaaaattttcaaatatctACGGATGTATAATTTTGTACTCATTGTTTTGTCACTAGCCTACCAATCTCCTTATGTTGGGCAGTTTAGCTCTGGCACTTGCGATCAAATTGATTACCTTTATGAAATAATTGGATTCTACAAGTATGACTATGGTTTTAAGATAACATCACGATCAGCTTTTGTCGAAATAGTGATCTTCCTATTGGTGTCTGTTCAATCATACATCTTTAGCTCTGGTGAGTTTGATTATGTGTCAAGATACCTTGAAGCAGAGCAAATTGGTGCTATGGTCCGTGAGCAGGAAAAAAAAGTTTTGAAGAAAACCGAGCAACTACAGCATCTTCGCAGGTCTGAGGAGCATAAACGTCAGCGGAACATGCAAGTGGAGAGGATGAAGTCTGAGATGTACAATTTACAAAGTCAGCTTAACAGAATGAACTCTTTCACACCGACAAATGATACATCTTACAATGAGGGCCTGAGGCGCAGAAGGAATACAAAGCTGTACAACGATACTAATACCCCAGATGTAGGTAATGAGACTGGATCACCAACAAAGCAAGATAAGATTGGAAGCACTGAGTCAGCACAGTCCTTTGAATTTTCTGTAACAGATACACAGAAGAACATCAGAAATTTGATGTTCCAGGGCTCATCTGATACTATGAGACCCCCAATCAGGGGGAGAAGTGATGAATTTGTGCACACTGATAATATTGGAAATACCCTGGGTTTGACACCTGAGATCACTGAGCTTGAGGAGAGTGATGACAAAATTAATTATAATTTATCGAAATGGGAGAAGACAATCACACAACCTAAGGAAAACCCACTAAAATCAGCTGTACAATTGATTGGTGATGGTGTCTCCCAAGTTCAGTCATTTGGAAACCAGGCAGTCACAAATATTGTTAGCTTCTTGAACATTGATCCAGATGAACCACACTCTAATGAGCATCCTGCAGAAGGTGACATTTATGATGTTGTTGAGAGTCAGAAGGAAACACAAGATGGGCAGCTTCTGAGAACACATTCAGTTTCAGATACCTCAGGGACTAAAGTAAAATCAAGCATGCCAATTGGTTTGATCTTTAGGTATATATGGTATCAGATGCGAAGTAATTATGATTATGTTTGCTATTGCTGTTTTGTTCTGGTTTTCTTGTGGAATTTTAGTTTGCTATCCATGGTCTACCTTGGGGCACTTTTCTTATATGCTCTTTGTGTGAACTATGGCCCAAGTTACTTGTTTTGGGTCATCATTCTGATATACACGGAGCTCAACATTCTGTCACAGTACATATACCAGATTATCATTCAGCACTGTGGTTTAAATATACATTTACCTCTTCTCCAGAGATTAGGTTTCCCTGATGATAAAATAAAGGCATCGTTTGTTGTCAGCATATTGCCTCTCTTTTTAGTCTATATATCCACTCTCTTGCAGAGCTCTATTACTGCCAAAGATGGTGAATGGGTTCCAGTAACAGAATTCAGCTTTCTTAGTACAAGAAACAACATTGAAGAGAAACATTGTATGCCTTACAGTTGGAGGGAGAGGCTAAAAAGTTTGCACTTGCCTGTAATGAATCTCATAAGGATGATCACTAGAGGCTTATCTAGATATTGGATGTCATTAACACATGGGGCAGAATCTCCTCCATATTTTGTGCAAGTTACAATGGAGGTAAGCCATTGGCCAGAAGATGGAATCCAGCCAGAGAGGATAGAGTCAGCCATAAATAGGGTGCTCACTATTGCACATGAAGAACGATGCCAAGCTAACTTGTCTGCTTCTTGTCACTGTTGTAGCAAAGTCCGGATTCAAAGTATAGAGAAAAGCAAAGAAAATTCTAATATGGCTCTTGCTGTACTAGAAGTTGTTTACGCTGCTCCTGCAGTATGCCAACAAGCAGGATGGTACAGTTCACTCACTCCAGCAGCTGATGTAGAAAGGGAAATTCATGAGTCACAGAAAGCTGGACTTTTTGAGGAAATAAATTTTCCTTACCCAATTGTCTCAGTGATAGGTGGGGGTAAAAGAGAGATTGATCTTTATGCATATTATTTTGGTGCTGACTTGGCAGTTTTCTTCCTTGTTGCAATGTTCTATCAATCTGTCCTGAAAAATAAGAGTGAATTTTTGGAGGTTTACCAGCTGGAGGATCAGTTCCCGAAAGAATTTGTTTTCATCTTAATG GTTCTCTTTTTCTTGATAGTGGTTGACCGCATTATATACCTGTGGTCCTTTGCCACTGGCAAAGTTGTTTTCTATATTTTTAACCTTGTGCTTTTCACGTATTCGGTCACTGAATATGCTTGGGGAATGGAGCTAGCTCACAGGGATGTTGGAGGATTTGTAGTACGTGCTATCTACCTTACAAAATCAATTTCCCTAGCACTGCAGGCATTACAGATCAGATATGGTATTCCAAACAAGAGTAACTTATATAGACAGTTCTTGACTAGCAAAGTAACACAAGTAAATTACTTGGGCTTTCGTCTGTATCGCGCTCTACCATTCTTGTATGAATTGCGGTGTGTGCTTGATTGGTCTTGCACAACCACATCATTAACAATGTATGATTGGCTAAAG TTGGAGGACATATATGCAAGCTTGTTTCTTGTGAAATGCGATGCAATTTTGAATAGAGCAAATCATCGACAAGGAGAAAAGCAATCGAAAATGACAAAGTTCTGTAGTGGGATATGCTTATTCTTTGTACTTATTTGCGTTATTTGGGCTCCTATGTTG atttatagTAGCGGTAATCCTACAAATATTGCCAACCCCATTATTGATGTAAGTATTCAGATTGATATAAAGGCACTTGGTGGAAGATTAACCTTGTTTAAGACTACTGCTTGTGAAAAAATACCCTGGAAGTATTTGAAGGCCTACGATGATGTTGATCCTCTAGGATACCTAGGGTCATACAATGTTGACGACATTCAGCTGATTTGCTGCCAACCGGATGCATCAACAATGTGGTTGATACCTCCTCCAGTCCAAAGCAGATTCATCCAATCCCTTGAGAGAGAAATACCTTTTGAAAAGATGGAACTTATTTTAAATTGGGATTTTCTCAGAGCTAGACCAAAAGGGAAGGAATTAGTGCGATATGAATCCCCTATTGAACACTGCCCGAGTGTAGATGATGTTAAACAAGTGCTTAATGGAACTACACACAGCTTCAGCATAATCGATGCTTACCCTAGGTACTTTCGGGTTACTGGATCAGGTGAAGTCCGGCGACTAGAAGCAGTG ATAGATTCAGTAAGTGGGGAACTGCTATTGAATAATGGCACTCCTCCTTGGTGGTCATTCTATACAAAACCCTCAGATTTGGCAGGCTGTCAAGGGCTGAATGGTCCCATGGCCATAGTTGTGTCTGAGGAGACACCTC agGGCATTATTGGTGAGACACTCAGCAAATTTAGCATATGGAGTTTATACATTACTTTTGTTTTAGCTGTTGCAAGATTTATTAGGCTGCAGTGCTCAGActtgagaatgagaataccaTATGAGAATCTTCCGTCTTGTGACAG GCTACTCGACATTTGTGAAGGCATTTATGCAGCAAGAGCAGAAGGCGAGTTAGAAGTGGAAGAAGTCCTATACTGGACATTGGTAAACATCTACAGATCaccacatatgctgcttgaatACACAAAGCCTGACTAG